The following proteins come from a genomic window of Sphaerisporangium rubeum:
- the ndk gene encoding nucleoside-diphosphate kinase has product MSERTLVLIKPDGVRRGLIGDVIARVERKGLKVVALELRTLDAETAKAHYAEHSERPFFGELVSFITSGPLVALVLEGPRAIEAFRALAGATDPVKSAPGTIRGDHALEIGENVVHGSDSPESAAREIKIFFPDRF; this is encoded by the coding sequence GTGTCCGAGCGCACGCTTGTCCTGATCAAGCCCGACGGTGTCCGCCGTGGGCTCATCGGGGACGTGATCGCCCGAGTCGAGCGCAAGGGCCTCAAGGTCGTCGCCCTGGAGCTGCGCACACTGGACGCGGAGACCGCCAAGGCGCACTACGCCGAGCACTCCGAGAGGCCGTTCTTCGGGGAGCTCGTGTCGTTCATCACCTCCGGCCCGCTGGTGGCCCTGGTCCTGGAGGGCCCGCGCGCGATCGAGGCGTTCCGTGCGCTGGCCGGGGCCACCGACCCGGTGAAGTCCGCTCCCGGCACCATCCGCGGCGACCACGCGCTGGAGATCGGCGAGAACGTCGTCCACGGCTCCGACTCGCCCGAGTCCGCCGCGCGCGAGATCAAGATCTTCTTTCCGGACCGCTTCTGA
- a CDS encoding rod shape-determining protein, with amino-acid sequence MGSKLAFLGRDMAVDLGTANTLVYVRGRGIVLNEPSVVAINTTTGKIVAVGIEAKRMIGRTPGNIVAIRPLKDGVIADFDVTERMLRYFIQRVHKRRHFAKPRIIVAVPSGITGVEQRAVKEAGYQAGARRVYIIEEPMAAAIGARLPVHEPTGNMVVDIGGGTTEVAIISMGGIVTSQSIRVGGDELDHAIMAFAKKEYSLMLGERTAEEIKIAIGSACSTGDDRHAEIRGRDLVSGLPKTVVVSADEIRRATEEPLKLIIDAVKTTLDKCPPELSGDLMDRGVALTGGGALLRGMDDRLRDETGMPIHLVENALDSVALGSGKCVEEFEVLQQVLVPEPRH; translated from the coding sequence ATGGGCAGCAAGCTGGCGTTCCTCGGCCGTGACATGGCCGTCGACCTGGGCACGGCCAACACGTTGGTCTACGTGCGCGGGCGCGGCATCGTGCTCAACGAGCCGTCGGTGGTGGCCATCAACACCACCACGGGCAAGATCGTCGCGGTTGGCATCGAGGCCAAGAGGATGATTGGCCGGACGCCTGGGAACATCGTGGCGATCCGTCCGCTCAAGGACGGCGTGATCGCCGACTTCGACGTGACCGAGCGCATGCTGCGCTATTTCATCCAGCGGGTGCACAAGCGGCGTCACTTCGCGAAGCCTCGCATCATCGTGGCGGTGCCGAGCGGCATCACCGGCGTGGAGCAGCGCGCGGTGAAGGAAGCCGGTTACCAGGCGGGTGCGCGGCGGGTGTACATCATCGAGGAGCCGATGGCGGCGGCGATCGGCGCGCGGCTGCCGGTGCACGAGCCGACGGGCAACATGGTGGTCGACATCGGCGGCGGCACCACCGAGGTGGCGATCATCTCGATGGGTGGCATCGTGACCAGCCAGTCCATCAGGGTGGGTGGTGACGAGCTGGACCACGCGATCATGGCGTTCGCCAAGAAGGAGTACTCCCTGATGCTCGGGGAGCGCACCGCCGAGGAAATCAAGATCGCCATCGGCTCGGCGTGCTCCACCGGTGACGACCGCCACGCCGAGATCCGGGGCCGTGACCTCGTCAGCGGCCTGCCGAAGACCGTGGTGGTCTCGGCGGACGAGATCCGCCGCGCCACCGAGGAGCCGCTCAAGCTGATCATCGACGCGGTGAAGACCACTTTGGACAAGTGTCCTCCCGAGCTGTCCGGCGACCTGATGGACCGAGGTGTCGCGCTGACCGGCGGCGGTGCGCTGCTGCGCGGCATGGACGACCGTCTGCGTGACGAGACCGGCATGCCGATCCATCTGGTGGAGAACGCTCTGGACTCGGTGGCGCTCGGCTCGGGCAAGTGTGTCGAGGAGTTCGAGGTGCTGCAGCAGGTGCTGGTGCCGGAACCGAGACATTGA
- the mreC gene encoding rod shape-determining protein MreC produces the protein MRDTRRARTTLGLLLAASLVLITIDHRQRGDSLFDPFRSAGASVFGWAEQAGTAVARPVGEFVSTFASAPDAERRIARLRAENARLRGELTARGLDRRRSAELSAMLGLSGLGRFRVVPAEVIARRGVPGFEDTVEIDAGSVDGVRAEMTVLNGDGLVGRVVRAGPSTSTVVLLTDPASSVGARVEQGNKVGLVSGLGPSADGRFVRFRLLDAVSSLTTGSRIVTFGSERGTPYVPGLPIGTIERVEPTPGELTRVAYATPFVDFGALDVVGVVVQAPARDPRDALLPPAPARRPARAEAPSPTPAPPPSGPPPAVGRRADPSGPPEERRPRRRDTTPGDGEVVAPGERGNAPPGDGEGAAGDGRGRDGERE, from the coding sequence ATGAGGGACACCCGCCGTGCGCGGACCACCCTTGGCCTGCTGCTGGCCGCGTCACTCGTCCTGATCACGATCGACCACCGGCAGCGGGGTGATTCGCTGTTCGATCCGTTCCGTTCGGCCGGCGCGTCGGTGTTCGGCTGGGCCGAGCAGGCGGGTACGGCGGTCGCGCGGCCGGTCGGCGAGTTCGTCTCGACGTTCGCCTCGGCGCCGGACGCCGAGCGCCGCATCGCGCGGCTGCGCGCCGAGAACGCCAGGTTGCGTGGTGAGCTGACCGCGCGGGGCCTGGACCGCCGCCGGTCGGCCGAGCTGTCGGCGATGCTCGGCCTGTCGGGCCTCGGCAGGTTCCGCGTGGTGCCGGCCGAGGTGATCGCGCGGCGCGGGGTGCCGGGGTTCGAGGACACCGTCGAGATCGACGCCGGTTCGGTGGACGGTGTGCGGGCCGAGATGACCGTGCTGAACGGCGACGGGCTGGTGGGCCGTGTGGTGCGCGCGGGCCCGTCCACCTCGACCGTGGTGCTGCTCACCGACCCGGCGTCATCGGTGGGGGCACGGGTGGAGCAGGGCAACAAGGTGGGTCTGGTCTCGGGGCTCGGCCCGTCGGCCGACGGCCGGTTCGTGCGGTTCCGCCTGCTGGACGCGGTGTCGTCCCTGACCACCGGCAGCCGCATCGTGACCTTCGGTTCCGAGCGCGGCACGCCGTACGTGCCGGGCCTGCCGATCGGCACGATCGAGCGGGTCGAGCCGACGCCTGGCGAGCTGACCCGCGTCGCCTACGCCACGCCGTTCGTGGACTTCGGCGCTCTCGACGTGGTCGGGGTCGTCGTCCAGGCCCCTGCTCGCGATCCCCGCGACGCTCTGCTGCCACCGGCGCCGGCGCGGAGACCCGCTCGTGCCGAGGCCCCGTCCCCGACCCCCGCGCCACCGCCGTCAGGGCCGCCACCGGCGGTGGGCCGGCGCGCCGACCCGTCCGGCCCACCGGAGGAACGGCGTCCCCGCCGTCGCGACACCACCCCGGGTGACGGCGAGGTCGTCGCTCCCGGCGAACGCGGCAACGCGCCTCCCGGCGACGGCGAAGGCGCCGCCGGCGACGGCCGGGGCCGGGACGGTGAGCGGGAATGA
- the mreD gene encoding rod shape-determining protein MreD has translation MRGVAAVLLVPAVMVVQVSVINRFAFPGGGGPDLVLLGVVALAAVRSAAAGALIGFLTGAVADVLPPAAHVMGQYALVFCLVGFAVGRAGERARGALAATVIVAVMAAPLLAAGVGGLLGDPRVDWPAPLEDWPSMVVYDLAIVAAGFWVVSRRAGERPRRRSVPTGAYPVRRRV, from the coding sequence ATGAGGGGGGTCGCGGCGGTCCTGCTGGTGCCGGCGGTCATGGTCGTGCAGGTGAGCGTGATCAACAGGTTCGCGTTCCCCGGTGGTGGCGGGCCTGATCTCGTCCTGCTCGGCGTGGTGGCGCTGGCGGCCGTGCGGAGCGCGGCGGCCGGCGCGCTGATCGGTTTCCTCACCGGGGCGGTCGCCGACGTGCTGCCTCCCGCGGCGCACGTGATGGGGCAGTACGCGCTGGTGTTCTGCCTGGTGGGGTTCGCGGTGGGCCGCGCGGGGGAGCGGGCCCGCGGCGCGCTGGCGGCGACGGTGATCGTGGCGGTGATGGCGGCGCCGTTGCTCGCGGCCGGCGTCGGCGGGTTGCTCGGCGACCCACGGGTCGACTGGCCCGCGCCGCTTGAGGACTGGCCGTCGATGGTGGTGTACGACCTGGCGATCGTGGCGGCGGGCTTCTGGGTGGTGTCGCGGCGCGCGGGGGAGCGGCCGAGACGCCGGTCCGTGCCGACCGGGGCCTACCCGGTGCGGAGGCGGGTGTGA
- the mrdA gene encoding penicillin-binding protein 2 produces the protein MNRVRARLVVLQFLVITLLVVLGLRLWQVQVVRGPQFVAAATETRTRDVIVPAVRGPILDARGRPLVRNRSALVVSVDRAELERMRDGGAAVLGRLATVLGRPVKELRQRIRPCGPHVTRPCWPGSLYSPIPIDDKVSTRQALQILERQEDFPGVHAEVQAVREYPLGAGASQTLGYLQPVTEEELKKRSTLKANFSGVDLVGRDGLEYVYDEELRGSSGLRRVQVDRMGKVLGVERQTSPVPGAILITHMDTGVQRAVDQALAHAMKNAPKADGAAAVVLDVRTGGVIALGSMPTYDPAVWAGGISEKEYRSLLSEKAGLPLISRATHGQYAPGSTFKISSVSAMVRDGYPLKGTYDCPGAYDVAGTSFHNFHGIGLGPMNLHTALVKSCDTIFYRAAYEMWKRDGGDKPVPHPKEPMTNTAKAYGFGRRTGIDLPGEVPGRIPGRNWKKEQWKATKDLSCLRARTGYPEVAKKDPGRAAYLKRLANENCLEGFEWHAAEAANLSIGQGDVLVTPLQLAVAYAALVGDGRLRSPRIAKAIVSPDGTRVREVTAPVTGRLPVDKGTRDYIRNALSEVTSDGTAAGAFGGFPMNVVKIGGKTGTAEVYGKEDTSWFASFAPAGDPRFVVVVTVSQGGQGAMAAAPAAREIWEAIYGIKGKAALPGGRPPDRLPTINRDGTVAE, from the coding sequence GTGAACCGGGTACGCGCCAGGCTGGTGGTGCTGCAGTTCCTGGTGATCACCCTGCTGGTGGTGCTGGGGCTGCGCCTGTGGCAGGTGCAGGTGGTGCGCGGACCGCAGTTCGTCGCCGCGGCCACCGAGACCCGCACCAGGGATGTGATCGTCCCGGCGGTCCGCGGCCCGATCCTGGACGCCAGAGGCCGTCCCCTGGTGCGCAACCGTTCCGCGCTGGTGGTGTCGGTGGACCGCGCCGAGCTCGAACGCATGCGTGACGGCGGCGCCGCCGTGCTCGGACGTCTCGCCACGGTGCTCGGCCGTCCGGTCAAGGAGCTGCGCCAGCGCATACGTCCCTGCGGCCCGCACGTGACCCGTCCCTGCTGGCCGGGGTCGTTGTACTCGCCGATCCCCATCGACGACAAGGTGTCCACCCGCCAGGCCCTGCAGATCCTGGAGCGCCAGGAGGACTTCCCCGGTGTGCACGCCGAGGTGCAGGCCGTCCGGGAGTACCCCCTCGGCGCCGGAGCCTCGCAGACGCTCGGCTACCTTCAGCCGGTCACCGAGGAGGAGCTGAAGAAGCGCTCCACGCTGAAGGCCAACTTCTCCGGTGTGGACCTCGTCGGCCGCGACGGCCTGGAGTACGTGTACGACGAGGAGTTGCGTGGCTCCTCCGGCCTGCGCCGCGTGCAGGTGGACCGCATGGGCAAGGTGCTCGGGGTCGAGCGCCAGACCTCCCCGGTCCCCGGCGCCATCTTGATCACCCACATGGACACCGGTGTGCAGAGGGCCGTCGACCAGGCGCTGGCCCACGCGATGAAGAACGCGCCGAAGGCCGACGGCGCCGCCGCTGTCGTGCTGGACGTGCGGACCGGCGGCGTCATCGCGCTCGGCAGCATGCCGACGTACGACCCGGCGGTGTGGGCCGGCGGCATCTCCGAGAAGGAGTACCGGAGTCTGCTGTCGGAGAAGGCCGGCCTGCCGCTGATCTCGCGCGCCACGCACGGCCAGTACGCACCCGGCTCGACCTTCAAGATCTCGTCGGTGTCGGCGATGGTCAGGGACGGCTACCCGCTGAAGGGCACCTACGACTGCCCCGGCGCCTACGACGTCGCGGGGACGTCGTTCCACAACTTCCACGGCATCGGCCTCGGCCCCATGAACCTCCACACCGCGCTGGTGAAGTCCTGCGACACGATCTTCTACCGCGCGGCGTACGAGATGTGGAAACGCGACGGCGGCGACAAACCGGTCCCCCATCCCAAGGAGCCGATGACCAACACCGCCAAGGCGTACGGCTTCGGCAGGCGCACCGGCATCGACCTGCCGGGGGAGGTGCCCGGCCGCATCCCCGGCAGGAACTGGAAGAAGGAGCAGTGGAAGGCCACCAAGGACCTGAGCTGCCTGCGCGCCAGGACCGGCTACCCCGAGGTGGCCAAGAAGGACCCGGGCCGGGCCGCCTACCTCAAGCGGCTGGCCAACGAGAACTGCCTGGAGGGTTTCGAGTGGCACGCCGCCGAGGCGGCCAACCTGTCCATCGGCCAGGGGGACGTGCTGGTCACACCGCTGCAGCTTGCCGTGGCGTACGCCGCGCTCGTCGGGGACGGCAGGTTGCGCAGCCCGCGGATCGCCAAGGCGATCGTCAGCCCCGACGGCACGCGGGTGCGCGAGGTCACGGCCCCGGTGACGGGCCGGCTGCCGGTGGACAAGGGGACACGTGACTACATCCGCAACGCGCTGAGTGAGGTGACGTCCGACGGCACCGCGGCGGGTGCGTTCGGCGGCTTCCCCATGAACGTCGTCAAGATCGGCGGCAAGACCGGCACGGCCGAGGTGTACGGCAAGGAGGACACCTCGTGGTTCGCGTCGTTCGCTCCGGCGGGTGACCCGCGGTTCGTGGTCGTCGTCACCGTCTCGCAGGGTGGTCAAGGCGCCATGGCCGCCGCGCCGGCGGCCCGCGAGATCTGGGAGGCCATCTACGGCATCAAGGGCAAGGCGGCGCTGCCTGGCGGCCGGCCCCCGGACCGGCTGCCGACGATCAACAGGGACGGGACGGTGGCCGAGTGA
- the rodA gene encoding rod shape-determining protein RodA, with protein sequence MGARSAVWRLDGVLLVAVLALSVIGTLLVWSSTRTWAAGAPTGMVKKHILNLLIGWALCGLAATADQRRLRVYAPVVYGVSLLGLLAVITPLGSTVNGSHSWILLGGGFAVQPSELAKPALVLMLGALLAEPAAGSDRPRPLDLLLGLFAAAVPMGLVMLQPDFGTTMVLAVTTGALIIFAGLRKRWIVALGLLALLGGLAVWFFGLLKPYQIARFTAFIDPANDPRGAGYNSTQALIAIGSGELFGKGLFHGGQTTGRFVPEQHTDFIFTVVGEEFGFLGAFTVVALLGVVLLRGLRIARHCEDRFSALMAGGIVCWFAFQTYVNVGMTIGIMPITGVPLPFVSYGGTATFANMIAIGLLQAVHVRERRF encoded by the coding sequence ATGGGTGCGCGGTCGGCGGTGTGGCGGCTGGACGGCGTGCTGCTCGTCGCCGTGCTCGCGCTGTCGGTGATCGGCACACTGCTGGTGTGGTCGTCCACCCGCACCTGGGCCGCGGGTGCGCCGACCGGCATGGTGAAGAAGCACATACTGAACCTGCTCATCGGCTGGGCCCTGTGCGGGCTCGCCGCCACGGCCGACCAGCGCAGGCTCCGGGTGTACGCGCCGGTGGTGTACGGCGTGTCGCTGCTCGGGCTGCTCGCGGTGATCACCCCGCTGGGGTCGACCGTCAACGGTTCACACTCGTGGATCCTGCTCGGCGGCGGCTTCGCGGTGCAGCCGTCGGAGCTGGCCAAACCGGCCCTCGTCCTGATGCTCGGCGCGCTGCTCGCCGAGCCCGCCGCGGGCTCGGACCGGCCCCGGCCGCTGGACCTGCTGCTCGGCCTGTTCGCCGCGGCCGTCCCGATGGGCCTGGTCATGCTCCAGCCGGACTTCGGCACCACCATGGTGCTCGCCGTCACCACCGGCGCGCTGATCATCTTCGCGGGCCTGCGTAAACGCTGGATCGTCGCGCTCGGCCTGCTGGCGCTGCTCGGGGGCCTCGCGGTCTGGTTCTTCGGCCTGCTCAAGCCGTACCAGATCGCGCGGTTCACCGCCTTCATCGACCCGGCCAACGATCCGCGCGGCGCCGGGTACAACAGCACACAGGCGCTGATCGCCATCGGGTCGGGTGAGCTGTTCGGCAAGGGGCTGTTCCACGGAGGTCAGACCACCGGCCGGTTCGTGCCGGAGCAGCACACCGACTTCATCTTCACCGTGGTGGGGGAGGAGTTCGGCTTCCTCGGCGCGTTCACCGTGGTCGCGCTGCTCGGCGTGGTGCTGTTGCGCGGGCTGCGCATCGCGCGCCACTGCGAGGACCGCTTCAGCGCGCTCATGGCCGGCGGCATCGTCTGCTGGTTCGCCTTCCAGACGTATGTGAACGTCGGCATGACCATCGGCATCATGCCGATCACCGGTGTGCCGCTGCCGTTCGTCTCCTACGGCGGCACGGCGACGTTCGCCAACATGATCGCCATCGGATTGCTCCAGGCCGTGCACGTCAGGGAACGGCGCTTCTGA
- a CDS encoding TIGR03960 family B12-binding radical SAM protein yields the protein MSVESLFPRLEALLPRVQKPIQYVGGELNSTVRDWDEADVRWALMYPDAYEVGLPNQGVQILYEILNELPATLAERTYAVWPDLEALMREHGLPQFTVDAHRPVRAFDVLGVSFSTELGYTNLLTALDLAGIPLAAADRGEDDPIVLAGGHAAFNPEPIADFLDAAVLGDGEQIAIAISEVIREWKAEGSPGGRDELLMRLASTGGVYVPKFYDVEYHPDGRIARVAPNRPGVPWRVHKHTVMDLDEWPYPKKPLVPLAETVHERFSVEIFRGCTRGCRFCQAGMITRPVRERSITTIGDMVEAGVRESGFNEVGLLSLSSADHSEIADITKGLADRYDGTNTSLSLPSTRVDAFNIDLANELSRNGRRSGLTFAPEGGSERMRKVINKMVSEDDLIRTVTAAYGQGWRQVKLYFMCGLPTETDEDVLGIADLAKKVIKAGREATGTRDVRCTVSIGGFVPKPHTPFQWAAQTDHETVDDRLAKLRNALRSDKEFGKAIGYRYHDGKPSIVEGLLSRGDRRVGAVIRAVWEDGGRFDGWSEHFSYDRWMACAEKALAGQPVDVDWYTTRERDEVEVLPWDHLDAGLDREWLWQDWQDAVSETEVEDCRWTPCYDCGVCPTMGTEIQVGPTGRKLLPLTVV from the coding sequence ATGTCTGTCGAGTCGCTGTTTCCCCGCCTGGAAGCGCTGCTGCCCCGGGTGCAGAAGCCCATCCAGTACGTCGGGGGTGAGCTCAATTCGACTGTCAGGGACTGGGACGAGGCGGACGTCCGCTGGGCCTTGATGTATCCGGACGCCTACGAGGTGGGCCTGCCCAACCAAGGCGTGCAGATCCTCTACGAGATCCTCAACGAGCTGCCCGCCACCCTGGCCGAGCGCACCTACGCCGTGTGGCCCGACCTTGAGGCGCTGATGCGCGAGCACGGCCTGCCGCAGTTCACCGTCGACGCGCACCGGCCGGTGCGCGCGTTCGACGTGCTCGGCGTGTCGTTCTCCACCGAGCTCGGCTACACCAACCTGCTGACCGCGCTCGACCTGGCCGGCATCCCGCTCGCGGCCGCCGACCGCGGCGAGGACGACCCGATCGTGCTGGCCGGCGGTCACGCGGCGTTCAACCCCGAGCCGATCGCCGACTTCCTGGACGCCGCGGTGCTCGGCGACGGCGAGCAGATCGCCATCGCGATCTCCGAGGTGATCCGCGAGTGGAAGGCCGAGGGCAGCCCCGGCGGCCGTGACGAGCTGCTCATGCGCCTCGCCTCCACCGGCGGGGTGTACGTCCCGAAGTTCTACGACGTCGAGTACCACCCCGACGGCCGCATCGCCAGGGTCGCGCCGAACCGGCCAGGTGTGCCGTGGCGGGTGCACAAGCACACCGTCATGGACCTCGACGAGTGGCCCTACCCGAAGAAGCCGCTGGTCCCGCTGGCCGAGACGGTGCACGAGCGGTTCAGTGTCGAGATCTTCCGCGGCTGCACCCGTGGCTGCCGGTTCTGCCAGGCCGGCATGATCACGCGGCCGGTGCGGGAGCGGTCGATCACCACGATCGGCGACATGGTCGAGGCCGGTGTGCGCGAGTCGGGGTTCAACGAGGTCGGCCTGCTGTCGCTGTCCAGCGCCGACCACTCCGAGATCGCCGACATCACCAAGGGCCTCGCCGACCGGTACGACGGCACCAACACCAGCCTGTCGCTGCCGTCGACGCGGGTCGACGCCTTCAACATCGACCTCGCGAACGAGCTGTCGCGCAACGGCCGCCGCTCGGGCCTGACGTTCGCCCCCGAAGGGGGTTCCGAGCGCATGCGCAAGGTCATCAACAAGATGGTCTCCGAGGACGACCTCATCCGCACCGTCACCGCGGCCTACGGCCAGGGGTGGCGCCAGGTGAAGCTGTACTTCATGTGCGGGCTGCCGACCGAGACCGACGAGGACGTGCTCGGCATCGCCGATCTCGCCAAGAAGGTCATCAAGGCGGGCCGTGAGGCCACCGGCACCCGTGACGTGCGCTGCACGGTGTCCATCGGCGGGTTCGTGCCGAAGCCGCACACCCCGTTCCAGTGGGCCGCGCAGACCGACCACGAGACCGTCGACGACCGCCTGGCGAAGCTCAGGAACGCGTTGCGCTCCGACAAGGAGTTCGGCAAGGCCATCGGGTACCGCTACCACGACGGCAAGCCGTCCATCGTCGAGGGCCTGCTGTCGCGGGGTGACCGCCGGGTCGGCGCGGTGATCAGGGCCGTCTGGGAGGACGGCGGCCGGTTCGACGGCTGGAGCGAGCACTTCTCCTACGACCGCTGGATGGCCTGCGCCGAGAAGGCGCTGGCCGGTCAGCCGGTCGACGTCGACTGGTACACCACCAGGGAGCGCGACGAGGTCGAGGTGCTGCCCTGGGACCACCTGGACGCCGGGCTGGACCGCGAGTGGCTGTGGCAGGACTGGCAGGACGCCGTCTCGGAGACCGAGGTCGAGGACTGCCGCTGGACCCCCTGCTACGACTGCGGCGTCTGCCCCACCATGGGGACCGAGATCCAGGTCGGCCCCACCGGCCGGAAGCTGCTCCCCCTGACCGTCGTCTGA
- a CDS encoding TIGR03936 family radical SAM-associated protein, producing the protein MVQRLRVRYAKRGRLRFTSHRDISRAVERAVRRAGIPVGFSAGFTPHPKISYAGAAPTGVASEAEYLEIGVVSACVPDRVRAQLDSSLPPGLDVLDVVEARAGSLADRLEFSEWEVRLPGASAREAEVAVKEFLTRDTVEVERLTKKGMRRFDARQAVHTLTAGDETTVTADGASGPPCAILRMVVRQVTPAVRPDDVLTGLRLVAGFAPPSPPEVTRLAQGPLDAHTGGTADPLDLDRDVRGGETGPAVRHVDDHK; encoded by the coding sequence GTGGTGCAGCGCCTCCGGGTGCGGTACGCCAAGCGCGGCAGGCTGCGGTTCACCAGTCACCGAGACATCTCGCGCGCCGTGGAGCGCGCGGTGCGCCGAGCCGGCATCCCCGTCGGCTTCAGCGCGGGGTTCACACCCCACCCGAAGATCTCATACGCGGGTGCCGCCCCCACCGGGGTGGCCAGCGAAGCGGAATATCTGGAGATCGGCGTCGTGTCGGCCTGCGTGCCCGACCGCGTCCGAGCCCAACTGGACTCCTCGTTGCCTCCGGGTCTCGACGTTCTCGACGTGGTCGAGGCGCGGGCCGGCAGCCTGGCCGACCGGCTGGAGTTCTCCGAGTGGGAGGTGCGCCTTCCCGGCGCCTCGGCGAGGGAGGCCGAGGTCGCGGTGAAGGAGTTCCTCACGCGGGACACGGTCGAGGTGGAACGCCTCACCAAAAAAGGAATGCGCCGTTTCGACGCCAGGCAGGCCGTGCACACCCTGACGGCGGGCGACGAGACGACGGTCACGGCGGACGGGGCCTCCGGCCCGCCGTGTGCGATACTGCGTATGGTCGTACGGCAGGTGACACCCGCCGTCCGGCCCGATGACGTGCTCACGGGTCTGCGTCTTGTCGCTGGTTTCGCGCCGCCGTCACCCCCTGAGGTGACCAGGCTGGCGCAGGGACCGCTCGACGCGCACACCGGTGGAACCGCCGACCCGCTCGACCTGGACCGCGACGTTCGCGGCGGCGAGACGGGGCCGGCTGTGCGGCACGTCGATGACCACAAATAG